In the Pseudomonadota bacterium genome, CGGGCGCGTTCTCGAAGACGACGCCATGGTCAACTTTCGAACGGAGAAGGGGACAATCGGTCGATTGTGGACGTCGACCATTGCTCTGGGCCGCCAGCACGGCCTCGATATACAGGTTTTCGGGGAGAAAGGTGGTTTGCGCTGGGCGTCCGAGCAACCGAACCAGGCCTACTGGAGTCCGCTTGAGGGACGCACAGAAATCATAGAGAAGGGCGAGGCTGGCATTTCGCAGATGGCAGCGCGCCTATCACGGGTTCCCATAGCACATCCCGAGGGTTTTCCGCTGGCCGTCGCGAACATCTATGTGGATCTGGCCGCTGCCATCAACGCTACGAAAGCGGGCGGCCCCCTCGACCCCTTGGCCACTCACTTTCCGCAAGCCGAAGACGGGCTGCGCTCGATGGCAGCTGTCTATGCGGCGGTAGAATCGGCGAAGCAGAACGGTGTGTGGGTCGACGCGCGGCCTCCCATGCTGCGGTGAAGCCTTAGGCAACCTAGCCGATCGGTTTGGGAAGTGTCCTGCGCCTCACGATGCGGCACGGGAAAAGCCGTGCTTCGGGGTAGCGCTCGCCTTCTTCGAGCATCGATGCCACCAACTCGATTGAGGAGCGCACAATCTCCTGGATCGGCTGGTGGATCGTGGTGAGGGCGATGTTCTGCCACCGTGCCATCTCCATATCGTTCAGACCGATAAGCCCGACGTCCTCAGGGACGCGCTTGCCGGCGGCTTCAAGAGCAGACAGCACACCAATCGTCAGCACATCATCGCCGCAGAAATAGGCCTGTGCCAGATTGCCTTTGAGAAGCCGAGCCATTTCATCGCGGCCCGCATCAAACGAATAGGCGCGCGCGAAGCTGTAGCGCAGTTTGACCTGCCTATGTTTGGCCAGTTCGCTGACAAATCCGGTATAGCGATCCTGGGTTGATGTCGCATTCTCTGGACCGCCGAGGAAGGCGACGTCGGCATAGCCGCACGCTACCAGTTCCCGCGCTGCCATCCGCCCACACTCGACATTGTCGATCCCAACAACATGCACCCGCGGACTAGTCGTATGGCGACCGAACGAGTGAACGACCGGTATGCCTGCTTCCTTGAAAGCCCGCGCAAAGTCCGGGTTAAGAGTTGATGACGCAACGATGACGCCATCGACTGAGTACTGGCGCACCATCCGGACTGATTTTTCGGGGTCCGTTTCGTCGGTTAGATTGACCAACAGCGGTCGCAATCCCCGTTCCTGCAATCCGCGTGTGAAAAGATCGAAGACCTGAAGAAAAATCGGATTATGGAAGTTGTTGGAAATGAGCCCGATCAATTTTGTCCGGCCCGTGGTCAGACTCGAGGCCAATGCATTGGGATGGTAGCCCAGTTCGCGCGCAGCGCTTTCGACTTTGCTGCGCATTGTCGCGGAGACTGATGCCCCATCGGTAAATGTGCGCGACACCGCTGAACGGGAGACGCCCGCGCGCTCAGCTACATCTTTCAGGGTAACGCTCATGCTTCGTCGCGCCTATTGAACCAACCGAATGTGGCATCCGAATTGCCAGCAGAAAGTGCCAACGCCTCGATCCAAAACGGTTTCGAACCCACGTGGACAACGGACCGAAAAATGCAGGCGATCTATGCGAATTGCAACCGGTTGCAAATTCAAGGGCGCTGTGCTTTGCTTTGCAGCGAAGGGCCAACCCCTCGCCAAAAAGAAAAACAACCTGATCGTCTGGGAGGACAATCCATGAAATCGCTTCTCGCGAAACTTACACTTGCGGCTGCCGTCATCGCAGCGCCCATGATGAGTGCGACGGTCGCCTACGCTGAAGGTGAGCGTTACGTGCTTGTCAGCCACGCTCCCGATTCTGATAGCTGGTGGAATACGATTAAGAATGGCATCGCGCTTGCCGGTGAGCAGGTCGGAGTCGAGGTCGAATATCGTAACCCTCCGACGGGCGACATCGCTGATATGGCCCGTATCATCGAGCAGGCTGTGGCGTCGGGCCCCAACGGCATCATCACGACACTCGCAGACTTCGACGTTCTGCAAGGTCCGATTTCAGATGCCGTTGACCAGGGCATCAACGTCATCATCATGAACACCGGCACGCCAGAGCAAGCGCGCGAAGTTGGTGCCCTTATGTATGTTGGCCAGCCAGAGTACGATGCGGGTTTTGCGGCCGGTCTCCGGGCGAAGAGTGAAGGCGTGACGAATTTTCTTTGCGTCAACCATGCCATCCAGCAGCCGACAGTTGGTGAGCGTTGCCGCGGCTACGCTGATGGCCTCGGCGTGGAACTCGGCGACTCAATGATGGATTCGGGCACGGATCCCGCAGAGATCAAAAACCGCGTCCTTGCCTACCTTTCGGCAAACCCCGATGTCGATGGCATTCTGACGCTTGGCCCGGTTTCGGCCAACCCGACCATTCAGGCGCTTGAAGAGAACGGCATGGCCGGTGACATCCACTTCGGTACGTTCGACCTTGGCGATGAAATCGTGCAGGCCATCAAGGACGGTACAATCTCCTGGGGCATCGACCAGCAGCCCTTCCTGCAGGCATATCTGCCGGTGGTCGTTCTGGCCAACTATGATCGGTACGGCGTGCTACCGGGCAACAACATCAACTCAGGTCCCGGTTTCGTGACAGCCGATGGTCTTGAGAAGATCGAAGAGTTCGCTGGCGAGTATCGCTAAGCCAAACGCGTAAAACGATCCGGGGGCGCCAAACGGTGCCCCCTTTTCGTTTCGCGGACAGGGCAAGCCGTGCGCGTTTACGGTCCCTGTCCCACCAAGCGCCTGACAACCTGCTTTAACCACATCACTGGGTCCATTGCCGGGTCAGGCAGGTTCTTTGCATCGAGGGGAGAATCATGACCGAGGCCACCCAAGGTTCAGCGCCTACGCCCGACGCAGCCGATGAGCGCGTCAAAGAGATTTCAGGTTTTCGCAAAGCCTTGATCCGCCCCGAATTGGGCGGGATCGTTGGTACCGTTGCGGTGTTCACGTTCTTCATCTTGTTTGCTTTTGACAGCGGCATGTTCGCCGCTCAAGGCGTGATGAACTGGTCGATCGTTTCGGCTCAGTTTATGATAATCGCCGTTGGCGCATGCTTGCTGATGATCGCGGGTGAGTTCGACCTGTCGGTTGGATCGATGATCGGCTTCGCTGGCATGATCACCGCAATTATGTCGGTGACGATGGGTATGCCAATGTGGGTGGCAATCCTCCTCACCTTCGCCATCTGCCTTGCGATCGGGGCTCTCAACGGCTTCATCGTCATTCGCACGGGACTGCCAAGCTTCATCGTTACACTGGCGTTCCTGTTCATTCTGCGTGGCTTCACAATCTACCTGCCGCAAACGATCGAGAACAAGACGATCATCGGCGGCATTCGCGAGGCGGCCGAGGGCGACTGGCTCGCCGGGCTGTTTGGCGGCAACGTGGGTGAATGGTTCTTCGTATGGCTCGGTAACAACGGCCTGATTCAGACCTTCGAGCGTGGCAGTCGAGCCGGCCAGCCGGTCGTCGATGGGATTCCGGCGCTTATCGTCTGGGCCATTATTCTTGTGATCTTTGGTCATATCCTGCTGACCAGGACACGTTTCGGCAACTGGATCTTCGCCGCTGGGGGCGACGCGGAATCGGCTCGTAACTCAGGTGTGCCGGTGAACCGGGTGAAGATCCTGATGTTCATGTTCACCGCGTTCTGCGCGACCGTTTTTGCTATGTGCCAGATCTTCGAGTTCGGCTCAGCCGGCGCCGATCGCGGGCTTCTCAAGGAGTTCGAGGCGATCATCGCGGTCGTTATCGGGGGTGCGCTCCTGACGGGCGGCTACGGATCCGTTTTGGGTGCAGCGCTTGGCGCGCTGATCTTCGGCGTGGTGCAACAGGGGCTGTTTTTCGCTGGTGTGGAGAGCTCGCTCTTCCGCGTCTTCCTTGGCGTAATCTTGCTCGGTGCGGTGATCCTCAACACCTACATCCGCCGCATGATCACCGGCGAACGATAGGGAGCGGAACGATGAACTCTCCAACAATCCACGCGCCCATCATCCAGATGAAGAACATCGAGAAGCATTTCGGCTCGGTGATCGCGCTAGCTGGCGTTTCCGTTGATGTCTATCCCGGCGAATGCCACTGCCTTCTTGGCGACAATGGTGCTGGCAAGTCGACATTCATCAAGACCATGTCCGGCGTGCACAAACCCACCAAGGGGACCATTGAGTTTGAAGGAAAGTCGATGCATTTCGATAATCCGCGAGACGCAATGGATGCTGGCATTGCCACGGTGCACCAGCATTTGGCGATGATCCCGCTGATGAGCGTCAGCCGCAACTTCTTCATGGGAAATGAGCCTGTGAAGTCACTGTTTGGCGTGCCCTTCTTCGACCACGACAAGGCCAATGAGATCACCATGGCAGAGATGCGCAAGATGGGCATCAATCTGCGCGGCCCGGACCAGGCGGTGGGCACACTATCAGGCGGCGAGCGCCAGACTGTCGCCATATCTCGGGCGGTATTTTTCGGCGCGAAGGTTCTGATCCTTGATGAGCCCACATCGGCTCTTGGCGTCCGCCAGACTGCAAACGTGCTCGCGACCATCGATAAGGTCCGCAAGCAGGATGTTGCGGTTGTGTTTATCACCCACAACGTCCGTCATGCCATGGCCGTTGGGGACAGGTTCACTGTGCTGAACCGTGGACGGACCCTCGGGACAGCGCAGCGCGGTCAGATCACACCTGAAGAGCTTCAGGACATGATGGCAGGCGGTCAGGAAATGGTGCAGCTGGAGGGCTCACTCGGTGGGACGGTTTAGCCAACACTTGAAGTGCCTGCGCTCCCTCTTTTGAGTGGAAGGCAATCACCGTCCGACTTTATCGTCCATGAGCCGTTTGGGTGCTCAAGGACACGTCCGTTTTGTGTTCATGCGTCGAGCTTCTTGAACACGAAACGGGAATAGGCGGCGTAGGAGAACGCGGCGACTGACACAACGGCAAGCATGGTTGCGATGAAGGGAGAAAAACCGGGCACCGCAATCAGAATGCCCGCGTAAAGCACGTAGTTCAGACCCGCACCGACCATCCCTACAGATGAGTAGCGCGTTCCCTCGTCAACAATCGAGCGTCCACTCGCGCCGAATGTGAAGGTGCGGTTGATCAGGAAATTGGTGATCATCGCGCATGCGATCGACACAATGCGCGCGGTGAACGGGCCAAGGCCTGTAAAGGTCAGCAAAAGGTACAGAACAACCACATCGATGATGAAGCCACTGCCGCCGGCGATTGCGAAACTCGAGACCCGGCCCCAACGGGAGCGCGCAATCCGGTCTCGAACGAGCGCAAACGCTTCGTTCGTCACGCCGCTGCTTTCGACTGAACTGGCTCAGGTGCCTCGCAATAGTAGATGTCGCGCCCGATATCATCGCAGACGAAGTGTTGCGGGATCGGATGGATCATCCGCAGAAGCGAGTGGCGATAGGGGAAGAAGTTGAAGTGTGGATTGAACGTGTAGCGGTACTCCCGCTCGCGGGGCACAACGATGATCAACTTGTGCCGGGCGACCCGCCGCAACTCAGCCAGTGAGGCTCGTAGCTCCAAGACGTGTTCAAGAACGTGCGTGCAGACAACGGTATCGAAGGCGTTATCGTCAAACGGCAGCGCTTCAATGCGCGCAGCGTGGTACTCGACGCCCGGGAGTTTGCTCGCGTCA is a window encoding:
- a CDS encoding LacI family DNA-binding transcriptional regulator — encoded protein: MSVTLKDVAERAGVSRSAVSRTFTDGASVSATMRSKVESAARELGYHPNALASSLTTGRTKLIGLISNNFHNPIFLQVFDLFTRGLQERGLRPLLVNLTDETDPEKSVRMVRQYSVDGVIVASSTLNPDFARAFKEAGIPVVHSFGRHTTSPRVHVVGIDNVECGRMAARELVACGYADVAFLGGPENATSTQDRYTGFVSELAKHRQVKLRYSFARAYSFDAGRDEMARLLKGNLAQAYFCGDDVLTIGVLSALEAAGKRVPEDVGLIGLNDMEMARWQNIALTTIHQPIQEIVRSSIELVASMLEEGERYPEARLFPCRIVRRRTLPKPIG
- a CDS encoding sugar ABC transporter substrate-binding protein — encoded protein: MKSLLAKLTLAAAVIAAPMMSATVAYAEGERYVLVSHAPDSDSWWNTIKNGIALAGEQVGVEVEYRNPPTGDIADMARIIEQAVASGPNGIITTLADFDVLQGPISDAVDQGINVIIMNTGTPEQAREVGALMYVGQPEYDAGFAAGLRAKSEGVTNFLCVNHAIQQPTVGERCRGYADGLGVELGDSMMDSGTDPAEIKNRVLAYLSANPDVDGILTLGPVSANPTIQALEENGMAGDIHFGTFDLGDEIVQAIKDGTISWGIDQQPFLQAYLPVVVLANYDRYGVLPGNNINSGPGFVTADGLEKIEEFAGEYR
- a CDS encoding ABC transporter permease codes for the protein MTEATQGSAPTPDAADERVKEISGFRKALIRPELGGIVGTVAVFTFFILFAFDSGMFAAQGVMNWSIVSAQFMIIAVGACLLMIAGEFDLSVGSMIGFAGMITAIMSVTMGMPMWVAILLTFAICLAIGALNGFIVIRTGLPSFIVTLAFLFILRGFTIYLPQTIENKTIIGGIREAAEGDWLAGLFGGNVGEWFFVWLGNNGLIQTFERGSRAGQPVVDGIPALIVWAIILVIFGHILLTRTRFGNWIFAAGGDAESARNSGVPVNRVKILMFMFTAFCATVFAMCQIFEFGSAGADRGLLKEFEAIIAVVIGGALLTGGYGSVLGAALGALIFGVVQQGLFFAGVESSLFRVFLGVILLGAVILNTYIRRMITGER
- a CDS encoding ATP-binding cassette domain-containing protein, with the protein product MNSPTIHAPIIQMKNIEKHFGSVIALAGVSVDVYPGECHCLLGDNGAGKSTFIKTMSGVHKPTKGTIEFEGKSMHFDNPRDAMDAGIATVHQHLAMIPLMSVSRNFFMGNEPVKSLFGVPFFDHDKANEITMAEMRKMGINLRGPDQAVGTLSGGERQTVAISRAVFFGAKVLILDEPTSALGVRQTANVLATIDKVRKQDVAVVFITHNVRHAMAVGDRFTVLNRGRTLGTAQRGQITPEELQDMMAGGQEMVQLEGSLGGTV
- a CDS encoding GtrA family protein, which produces MTNEAFALVRDRIARSRWGRVSSFAIAGGSGFIIDVVVLYLLLTFTGLGPFTARIVSIACAMITNFLINRTFTFGASGRSIVDEGTRYSSVGMVGAGLNYVLYAGILIAVPGFSPFIATMLAVVSVAAFSYAAYSRFVFKKLDA